The genomic segment TACACTACCACCATATAAGATTGCCATAGTCGCAGCATAACCTGTAATCTGGCTCAAACCCTGACGGATCTGGGCATGCATGGCCTGCGCATCTTCTGGAGAAGCTGTTTTACCGGTACCAATGGCCCAGATTGGCTCATAAGCAATCACAATATTTTTCCACTGTTCATCTTCTACCACAGTCGCGATATCGCAAATCTGTTGGAGAACCACCGCTTCTGCCTGCCCTGCTTCACGCTGTTCCAGACTTTCGCCCACACAGTAAATTACGGTTAAACCGGCATTTAAGGCATTCTTGATTTTAGTATTTAAAATCTGTGAACTTTCAGCAAAAATTTCACGACGTTCAGAGTGCCCAATCAATACATAGTGAATCTGGCTATCAGCCAATAATTCAGCACTCACTTCCCCAGTATAAGCGCCTGTCCCTGCAATACGTGATACATCTTGTGCTACGGTATATACAGGGCGATTAGCAGAAGCAAATGCAGTTTGAATTTGAGTTAAGGCAAGGGTTGTCGGCGCCACACCCAAATGACATTTCTCTGTTGAAACTGGTGCAGACTCAAGCAAGTCTTTTAAATTCTGAACCAAAGCTTGGGCATCTGCCTGCATTGGATTCATTTTCCAGTTGCCCACCACCCAAGGGGTAATCGTCGAAACCGACATAAATAACCTATTTCACTGACATATCTTGAATTGGGCACATTCTACACGGAATTGTAAAATTTAAAGAATAGTTTTATTCATCCTATTTCTCAGTTTAGACTATTCAAAATGGTTATTTTTTGTTATCACTGAAAAAAATGCCCGGTTCTTCCGACCAGTTCAAGCTTTTACTGAATATCACGAAGATTGCAGCATTCTCAGCTATGGTATTTTTGTATAACAAACGTATAATTTTAGAATAGCAAATTAAAAAAATTGAATTGATAGGCATTTGAAGCATGACAGCATTGCAGGGGTCACCAAGATTTACGGGGTTTATTCGTCGCCTGGTCGATGAAGGGGTATTATCAGCTGAAGATATGCGGACTGCTTTAGCCAATGCCAAACAGGAAAAAACAGATATCGTGGCCTATTTGGTCAGTCATCATAATCTTTCCCCTACTACCATTGCTGAAACGATCTCAGTAGAATTTGGTGAGCCTCTATTTGATATTGGTGCTTATGATCCGGGACAAATCCTGCGTGAAGATATTGATGAAAAGCTGATTACCAAGCATCGTATTCTGCCAATTTATAAAAACGCCAATATTCTTTATGTCGCCACGAGCAATCCGACCAATATCGAAGCAACGGATGCCATCCGCTTTGCAACCAAACTGAATATTGAAACTGTTATTGTTGAACACAATAAACTCGAAAAACTGATTGAGCAAAACTTTACTGAAGAAAGTACTTTTGATTTTGATGATGATTTCGATCTGGATGTAAATGTCGATACAGCCGATCCGACTCAAGAAGAAGACGAAAAAGACAAGGGTGAAGAAGCCCCTATTGTTAAATATATTAATAAGTTACTGATTGATGCTATTCGTATGGGGGCATCAGATTTACATTTTGAACCTTATGAAAAAATGTATCGGGTGCGCTATCGTGTCGATGGGGTTTTACGTCAGATTGCAACACCGCCGCTACAACTGGCAAACCGTTTGGCGTCGCGTTTGAAAGTCATGTCGCAGATGGACATTTCTGAGAAACGCGTGCCTCAAGACGGCCGTATTAAATTAAAGCTCTCAAAAAACAAAGCCATCGACTTCCGTGTTAACTCGCTCCCTACCCTGTTTGGCGAAAAACTGGTTCTACGTATTTTAGATCCGTCTAGTGCCATGCTGGGAATTGATGCTTTAGGTTATGAACCTGAGCAGAAAGAATTATTTATGGAAGCCTTAGATAAACCGCAAGGGATGTTACTGATTACCGGTCCTACTGGTTCCGGTAAAACAGTATCCCTTTATACGGGCTTAAACATCTTAAATCGTGAAGATACCAATATTTCTACTGCGGAAGACCCAGTCGAGATTAACCTGCAAGGGATTAATCAGGTGAACGTCAATAATAAAGTTGGCCTGACGTTTGCAGCTGCTTTAAAATCCTTTCTGCGTCAGGATCCTGATATTGTCATGGTCGGTGAGATCCGTGATCTGGAAACAGCTGAAATTGCAATCAAAGCAGCGCAAACAGGTCATATGGTGATGTCAACTCTGCACACCAACAGTGCTCCGGAAACTTTGACCCGTTTACGTAATATGGGCGTACCTTCTTTCAATATCGCGACTTCAGTCAATCTGGTGATTGCGCAGCGTCTGGCCCGTCGCTTGTGTTCACAATGTAAAAAACCGGCTGACATTCCAAAGCAAAGCTTACTGGAGATGGGCTTTACCGAAGCAGATTTACAAAGCCCTGAATTTCAGATTTATGAGCCAGTCGGCTGTAATGAATGTCGTGAAGGTTATAAGGGCCGGGTCGGTATTTATGAAGTTATGAAGGTAACACCTGAGATTTCAAGAATTATTATGGAAGATGGCAATGCCATTGAAATTGCTGAAGCTTCCGCACGTGCAGGATTTAACAATTTACGCCGATCAGGGTTAGTGAAGGTTATGCAGGGGGTGACTTCTTTACAGGAAGTCAATCGTGTAACCAGCGAATGATCGTGCTGAATATAAAATAAGGATAAAGCTATGGCAGCAGTAAAAAAAGGCCAAATGACACCGATCTTCAGTTATGAAGGGGTTGATCGCAAAGGCGCCAAGATCAAGGGGGAATTGCCGGCACGAAATATGGCCTTGGCAAAAGTGAACTTGCGCAAACAAGGCATCACGATCAAAACTATTCGAGAAAAGAAAAAAAATATTCTCGAAGGTTTGATGAAGAAAAAAGTTTCCACGCTGGATATCACCATCTTCACCCGTCAGTTAGCGACCATGATGAAAGCCGGGGTACCTTTAGTACAAGGCTTTGAAATTGTCGCAGAAGGTTTGGAAAATCTATCTATGCGCGAGGTTGTGCTTGGAATTAAAGGCGAAGTTGAAGGGGGGAATACTTTTGCCGGAGCATTACGAAAATACCCACAATATTTTGACAACCTATTCTGTTCTTTAGTTGAGTCTGGCGAACAATCTGGTGCTCTGGAAACCATGCTGGATCGTGTCGCGATTTATAAAGAAAAAAGTGAGCTGTTAAAGCAAAAAATTAAAAAAGCCATGAAATACCCAGCTACAGTAATTGTAGTAGCTGTGATCGTCACAATTATCCTGATGGTGAAAGTAGTTCCTGTATTCCAGGACTTATTCTCTTCATTCGGTGCAGACTTACCTGCATTTACTAAAATGGTAGTCAATATGTCCGAATGGATGCAAAAATATTGGTTCCTTTTGATTATTGGAATTGGCGTAGTGATTACTGCTTTCCTTGAAGCGAAAAAGCGTAGCAAAAAATTCCGTGATTTACTGGATAAGGCCGCGCTCAAAGCACCCATCTTTGGTGATCTGGTCTATAAAGCGATCATTGCCCGTTATAGCCGCACTCTCGCCACCACTTTTGCTGCCGGTGTGCCATTAATTGATGCGCTTGAATCGACTGCTGGTGCAACCAATAACGTGGTCTATGAGGAGGCGGTATTAAAAATCAAGGAAGATGTTGCGACAGGTCAACAGCTTCAATTTGCCATGCGTGTCACCGATAAATTCCCCTCTATGGCCGTACAAATGGTTGCAATTGGTGAAGAATCAGGTGCATTGGATGCCATGCTGGATAAAGTCGCAACCCATTATGAAAATGAAGTCGACAATGCGGTTGATGGTTTAACTTCCATGATGGAGCCCTTGATTATGGCAATTCTTGGTGTCCTTGTTGGTGGCCTTGTTATCGCAATGTACCTTCCAATTTTCCAAATGGGTTCCGTGGTTTAATGCAAGATTTTATTTTATATTTCAGTCAAAACCCAACTGCGCTTTATCTCGCAGTTGGGCTTTTTAGTCTCTGTATTGGTAGCTTTTTAAACGTTGTCATTTACCGTACCCCTAAAATGATGGAACAGGAATGGCGTACAGATTGCCAGCTGTTCTTGCATCCAGATCAGCCCATTATTGATGAAAGCAAAATTACTTTAAGCAAACCAGCTTCAACCTGCCCGAAATGTCAGACTCCTATTCGCTGGTATCAGAATATTCCGGTGATTAGCTGGATCTTATTACGTGGTAAATGTGGTAACTGTCAAAATCCTATCAGTATCCGCTATCCATTTATTGAGCTTTTGACAGCTGCTTGTGCACTGATAGTGGTGGCAGTATTTGGGCCTACCATACAGATGCTGTTTGGTCTGGTTTTTACCTATGTCCTGATTGCCCTCACCTTTATTGATTTCGATACCCAGTTATTACCCGATCGCTATACCCTGCCGCTGGCTGCACTCGGCCTGGGCATTAATAGTTATGCGATTTATACTACCCCTGATTCTGCCATCTGGGGCTATATCATTGGCTTCTTATGCTTGTGGGTGGTGTACTATCTGTTTAAGCTGGTGACCGGCAAGGAAGGTATGGGCTATGGAGATTTCAAATTACTAGCTGCCTTAGGTGCCTGGATGGGGCCTATGCTCCTACCACTCATTGTATTATTGTCATCATTGGTGGGCGCGATTATTGGGATTATCCTGCTTAAAGTCCGTAAAGAAAATCAGCCCTTTGCCTTTGGCCCTTATATTGCCATTGCCGGCTGGATTGCCTTTTTATGGGGTGAGCAGATCATGAAAATCTATTTAGGTCAGTAAAGTGAAATTTGTACTCGGTTTAACTGGTGGAATTGGTAGTGGCAAGTCTGCTGCCAGCCAATGGTTTGAAGCTCAAGGGATTGCTGTCGTAGATGCGGATATTGTCGCCCGTGAAGTCGTTGATATCGGTCAACCAGCCCTACAGCAAATTCGGGAAGCTTTCGGCGATTGGGTTTTACTCAAGGATGGTTCATTGAATCGCCGTGTTTTGCGCGAACATATTTTCCAGTCTCCAGAAGCACGAAAAATGCTGGAAAATATCACCCACCCTGCTATTCGCAATTCAATTATTCAACAGTTACATGCAGCACAAAGTCCTTATGCGATTTTAGTTTCTCCTTTATTGTTTGAAACAAATCAGCATGAACTAACACAACATACGTTATTAATTGATGCTGCTATTGAACTGCAAATTCAACGGGCTTCACAGCGCGATGGACAAAATGTAGAGCAAATTCAGAAGATCATTGCCGCACAAATGCCGCGTGAACAAAAGTGTGCCATGGCTGATGATATTGTACTGAATGATGGTGAGCTAGAACATCTCTATGCTCATCTCACACCATTACATGAAAAGTATCTTCAGATGGCTGCTCAAAATCATTAACCCGAACTCAGTTAGAGTTCAAATAAAAAGCAGTCCTTTTAGGACTGCTTTTTTTGTTGTTCCAGTTTCTGACTCAGGCTATCTTGATGCATCAGCCAGCGCCAAGGTTGTATGGCACCAATTGCCATACCTACCAAACCAGAAACAATCGCGAGACTTAGAGGTTCATTTAATAACGGTACAGCCAGTATGGCAGCAATGAATGGTGCGAGGGTCACGATACTGCCCGCTTTAAATGCACCTAAACGCTTAATCGCTTCCACATAAGTTAGTGTCGCTACAATCACCACAAAAACACCGTGAAAGAGTACCTGGGAAGCCATTTGCCAAGGTTCAGCAGCATCCAGATGTTTGGGGAAGAATAGCAGATAAATTGGCACATAAATGATGGCTGACCAGATCGCTACACTGGCCATAGAATGCCAGGCAGATAGCTTCCATTGACGTAGCAGTACAGTGAATACACCCCACCACATTGCACTGATGAAAAATAGCAGATCGCCTAATCCCAAGGCCACACCGGACTCTCGGAACATCAGCCAACTCATACTGCCAATCGCAAGCAGCATAATCGCCATACTGATCCAAGTATGTCGGTCAAATCCCTGTTTAAATAACACAAAAGCAGCCACTGCGGTACAAAGTGGAATACAGCCATTTAGAAATACGGCAGCATGAGCTGCAGGTGCATAATGGAAAGCAGTATAGGCGGTCAGGCAATACCCTACCCCGCCAATCATGGCTAAGAGAAAGGATTCCTTACTCCACAAAAAGGCTGTGTCCTTTTTATAAATCAGGACTGGCATCAGAATCAGAAAAGCCAATAGAAAACGTAATCCCACCAGATCCCAGGCACTAATCCCCCACTGGGCACTTAAGCGCGTGCTTAAGGTAAAACCTCCCCAAATACACATGGTAATTAAGACAAAGGCATAACCTTGCGTTCGGGGAGACATAGACTTCTTCTTTAACAGTATTTAGGTAAATAATAAAAAGGACTTAAGCTTGACGCTGACGACAGGCTTCATAAAGAGCCATCCCTGTTGCCACGCTCACATTCAGACTTTGCAGATTTCCTGCCATCGGAATATAAACCGTCTGATCACATTGGCTTTGGGTAATTGGACGCAAACCGGTATCTTCCGCACCCATCACCACGCATACACCTGTACCAGTAAAATCAAATTTCTGGATAGGTAAAGCTTTTTCATCCAGCATCGTACCAACCACACGTACATTAAATTCATCTTTGATTTGACCCAAAGTACGCGCCAGATTGGTCACCTGAATAAACTTCACTTTTTCTGCACCACCTGCTGCCACTTTACGTGCAGTCGGCGTCAGGCTTGCTGAACGGTCACGCGGTACAATCACAGCCGCTACACCCATCGCTGCGGCAGTACGAATACAAGCACCCAGGTTATGTGGATCCGTTACCTGATCGAGTGCTAATAGAAGTACTTGAGAATCTTGTTTCAATAGATCTTCCAGATCCTTTTCATTTAAGGTTGGATGCGGGCGAACTGCCGCTACAACGCCTTGGTGAAAAGGCAAACCAGCCAGTTTTTCCAGCTTGTCACGACTAGCCTGCTGAACACTAATGCCAAAAGGCTCAGCCAATTCCAGCACACGTTTCAGGCGCTGATCATCACGGCCTTTCAGGGTAAAAAGAGTCAAGACACGTTCAGGCTCAAGCTCCAGCAGTGATTCTACTGAATGGACGCCATAATAATACTCAGGTTTAGCCATGAACGACCTCGAAAATAAATTGGGAAATAGGCAGCAAAAGAAAAATCCTGCAAAGCCAACTTCACAGGATTCTGTATTAAGCTTAGTTTAACCGATTCAGAACAAAATTTCTTGATCGGTTACAGCTCATCTGTAGGTCTGTTTAGCCTTCAAAATGGCAAACATAGTCCAGCACATCATCAGTTTCAATTTTGAAACGGCTATTGCCTGGCACATAGAAAGACTGACCAGCACGGAACAGTTCTTTTTCTTCGCTATCAGCGATTTGCACACGGCATTCACCTGAGATGATTTCCATACGCTCAGGCACATGTGTTTCAAAAGTTAATGCATTTTCTGAAGGTAAAATTACCCCTAAGGTTTTTTTAGTGCCATCTTCAAATTGCACCACATGGCTAATGCACAACCCGCCAAAATACACATTCGATTTTTTAAGTACTGATACATGATCAAACTGAGCTGACATGCCATTTCTCCAGATAAAGCATTTTGTAATATTTTGATTGCTGTAGTTTAAATGTGCACCCGCAACTAATCAATCGAAGTTTATCGGACTTGAATGAAATTATTGGTGCCCCCTGCTTGCCTTGATTCCAGCCTGTTTGAATGATTTCGGCAGATCCTGGAAAATGCCGTGATTTTTCCCGCCATTTATAAGCAAAATATATTCCGACCTGATTTAATTTAACTTTCAAGCATGTCAGAAAAATGAAAATATCTTTTGTAACTTCAGTGGCCTGATCTTGGTTCCTGTGACACAACATTCAAATAAGCGTGTATTAATCCCTGAAATTTAAGATAGAATGAAATCGATTTATCCTGATTTATAATAACAGCCGCGTTGCTAGACTGAAGCAACTGACATGCTATTTCATTCAAACTTTTCGCAGCCCGGATGCGTTTATGCTGACACATTTAACTCTGATCAATTTTGCTTTGGCCGAGCATCTTGCTATTGATATTGATAAAGGTTTTAACGTTCTTACTGGTGAAACCGGTGCAGGTAAATCCCTGTTACTGGATGCTCTGTCTGCCTGTCTGGGGGAGCGAACCGATACCAATTATGTGCGTTATGGCACCGAAAAAGCGGATGTAACAGCAACCTTTAGTTATCAGGAAGACAGCCCTGAAGCGAGCTGGTTAAAAGAGCATGAACTGGATGATGAGTCGGGAGAGATTCATTTACGCCGGGTGATCTTTGCCACTGGCCGCAGTAAGGCCTGGATCAATGGTCGTCCCAGTAGTCTGTCTGAACTGAAAGAAATTGGCCGACTACTGGTTCAGCTTTATAGCCAGCATAGTCAGCAGCAACTTCTAGAACCACCTTATCCCAAACACTGGCTGGATCGCTATAGCAATTTTTATGCACCAGCTCAGGAAGTACGTGACGCTTATAGCACCTGGCATAAAAATATTCGCCAGCATCAGGCCGCGCTGGATGCACAAGCAACCCGTAAGCAACGTATGGAAACTCTGGAGCTGCAACTTGAAGAACTGGAAGAAGTCGTCCAGACGGATTATCAGGAAATTGAGCAGGAATTTGACCGCCTTTCACATCATGAAGCCATCATGCAGGATTGTATCTATAGCCTGAATGGCCTGGATGAAGGTGAACAGAATATTTCGCAGGAACTGGCTTCAATTTTACGCCGTATGGAATCGCATGCCGGTCGTAGCGAGCAGCTTTCCCAGATTTATACCTCTTTACTGAATGCCCAAAGCGAACTCGAAGATGCGACGGCGACCTTACGCCAGTTTATGGATCGGCAAAGCTTTGATCCGGAACGTATGGAAGAACTGAATTCCAAACTGGAAGTGTTTCACCGTTTAGCACGCAAATACCGCACCCAGCCAGAATTGCTGAAAGAAGAATATGAGGCCTGGCAGACTGAACTTGAACAATTGCATCAGCTAGAAGACCCAGAAACTCTGGCTGAACAGGTCGAGGTCTCTTATCAGGAGTTTCTAAGCAAAGCTCAACATCTGGACCAGATTCGCCGTGATGCAGCCGAACCGCTGGCGAAAAAACTGACCGAACAGGTGAAACAGCTTGCCCTACCTGAAGCGCATTTTGAATTTAAATTTGAGCCTTTGGAACATCCATCAAGTGAAGGTTTGAGTTTTATTCAGCTTCTGTTTACTGCCAACAAGGGCATACCAGCACAACCTCTGGCACGCGTGGCTTCAGGCGGTGAATTATCCCGTATCGCCTTGGTGATGCAGGTGATGAATGCAGAAAAAACCGAAGCTGAAGTATTGGTCTTTGATGAAATCGACGTCGGGATCAGTGGCGGAACTGCGGAAATCGTGGGTCGCTTATTGGCTGATCTGGCACAGCATGTACAAATTCTTTGTATTACCCATCAGGCGCAGGTGGCTGCACAGTCCGACCAGCATTTATTAGTGAAAAAACGCCAGACTGATCCGGCCAGCAGTACCATTATTAATTTGGAAGAAAGTGAAATTGTACAGGAACTTGCACGTATGACGGGTGGCGTGGAAATTAATGAAA from the Acinetobacter sp. YWS30-1 genome contains:
- the tpiA gene encoding triose-phosphate isomerase, producing MSVSTITPWVVGNWKMNPMQADAQALVQNLKDLLESAPVSTEKCHLGVAPTTLALTQIQTAFASANRPVYTVAQDVSRIAGTGAYTGEVSAELLADSQIHYVLIGHSERREIFAESSQILNTKIKNALNAGLTVIYCVGESLEQREAGQAEAVVLQQICDIATVVEDEQWKNIVIAYEPIWAIGTGKTASPEDAQAMHAQIRQGLSQITGYAATMAILYGGSVKPENAVELAACPDINGALVGGASLNAESFHQIAQAFANTQ
- the pilB gene encoding type IV-A pilus assembly ATPase PilB, coding for MTALQGSPRFTGFIRRLVDEGVLSAEDMRTALANAKQEKTDIVAYLVSHHNLSPTTIAETISVEFGEPLFDIGAYDPGQILREDIDEKLITKHRILPIYKNANILYVATSNPTNIEATDAIRFATKLNIETVIVEHNKLEKLIEQNFTEESTFDFDDDFDLDVNVDTADPTQEEDEKDKGEEAPIVKYINKLLIDAIRMGASDLHFEPYEKMYRVRYRVDGVLRQIATPPLQLANRLASRLKVMSQMDISEKRVPQDGRIKLKLSKNKAIDFRVNSLPTLFGEKLVLRILDPSSAMLGIDALGYEPEQKELFMEALDKPQGMLLITGPTGSGKTVSLYTGLNILNREDTNISTAEDPVEINLQGINQVNVNNKVGLTFAAALKSFLRQDPDIVMVGEIRDLETAEIAIKAAQTGHMVMSTLHTNSAPETLTRLRNMGVPSFNIATSVNLVIAQRLARRLCSQCKKPADIPKQSLLEMGFTEADLQSPEFQIYEPVGCNECREGYKGRVGIYEVMKVTPEISRIIMEDGNAIEIAEASARAGFNNLRRSGLVKVMQGVTSLQEVNRVTSE
- a CDS encoding type II secretion system F family protein, with amino-acid sequence MAAVKKGQMTPIFSYEGVDRKGAKIKGELPARNMALAKVNLRKQGITIKTIREKKKNILEGLMKKKVSTLDITIFTRQLATMMKAGVPLVQGFEIVAEGLENLSMREVVLGIKGEVEGGNTFAGALRKYPQYFDNLFCSLVESGEQSGALETMLDRVAIYKEKSELLKQKIKKAMKYPATVIVVAVIVTIILMVKVVPVFQDLFSSFGADLPAFTKMVVNMSEWMQKYWFLLIIGIGVVITAFLEAKKRSKKFRDLLDKAALKAPIFGDLVYKAIIARYSRTLATTFAAGVPLIDALESTAGATNNVVYEEAVLKIKEDVATGQQLQFAMRVTDKFPSMAVQMVAIGEESGALDAMLDKVATHYENEVDNAVDGLTSMMEPLIMAILGVLVGGLVIAMYLPIFQMGSVV
- a CDS encoding prepilin peptidase: MQDFILYFSQNPTALYLAVGLFSLCIGSFLNVVIYRTPKMMEQEWRTDCQLFLHPDQPIIDESKITLSKPASTCPKCQTPIRWYQNIPVISWILLRGKCGNCQNPISIRYPFIELLTAACALIVVAVFGPTIQMLFGLVFTYVLIALTFIDFDTQLLPDRYTLPLAALGLGINSYAIYTTPDSAIWGYIIGFLCLWVVYYLFKLVTGKEGMGYGDFKLLAALGAWMGPMLLPLIVLLSSLVGAIIGIILLKVRKENQPFAFGPYIAIAGWIAFLWGEQIMKIYLGQ
- the coaE gene encoding dephospho-CoA kinase (Dephospho-CoA kinase (CoaE) performs the final step in coenzyme A biosynthesis.), with the protein product MKFVLGLTGGIGSGKSAASQWFEAQGIAVVDADIVAREVVDIGQPALQQIREAFGDWVLLKDGSLNRRVLREHIFQSPEARKMLENITHPAIRNSIIQQLHAAQSPYAILVSPLLFETNQHELTQHTLLIDAAIELQIQRASQRDGQNVEQIQKIIAAQMPREQKCAMADDIVLNDGELEHLYAHLTPLHEKYLQMAAQNH
- a CDS encoding DMT family transporter, whose protein sequence is MSPRTQGYAFVLITMCIWGGFTLSTRLSAQWGISAWDLVGLRFLLAFLILMPVLIYKKDTAFLWSKESFLLAMIGGVGYCLTAYTAFHYAPAAHAAVFLNGCIPLCTAVAAFVLFKQGFDRHTWISMAIMLLAIGSMSWLMFRESGVALGLGDLLFFISAMWWGVFTVLLRQWKLSAWHSMASVAIWSAIIYVPIYLLFFPKHLDAAEPWQMASQVLFHGVFVVIVATLTYVEAIKRLGAFKAGSIVTLAPFIAAILAVPLLNEPLSLAIVSGLVGMAIGAIQPWRWLMHQDSLSQKLEQQKKQS
- the rlmB gene encoding 23S rRNA (guanosine(2251)-2'-O)-methyltransferase RlmB — its product is MAKPEYYYGVHSVESLLELEPERVLTLFTLKGRDDQRLKRVLELAEPFGISVQQASRDKLEKLAGLPFHQGVVAAVRPHPTLNEKDLEDLLKQDSQVLLLALDQVTDPHNLGACIRTAAAMGVAAVIVPRDRSASLTPTARKVAAGGAEKVKFIQVTNLARTLGQIKDEFNVRVVGTMLDEKALPIQKFDFTGTGVCVVMGAEDTGLRPITQSQCDQTVYIPMAGNLQSLNVSVATGMALYEACRQRQA
- a CDS encoding pyrimidine/purine nucleoside phosphorylase, with product MSAQFDHVSVLKKSNVYFGGLCISHVVQFEDGTKKTLGVILPSENALTFETHVPERMEIISGECRVQIADSEEKELFRAGQSFYVPGNSRFKIETDDVLDYVCHFEG
- the recN gene encoding DNA repair protein RecN, which encodes MLTHLTLINFALAEHLAIDIDKGFNVLTGETGAGKSLLLDALSACLGERTDTNYVRYGTEKADVTATFSYQEDSPEASWLKEHELDDESGEIHLRRVIFATGRSKAWINGRPSSLSELKEIGRLLVQLYSQHSQQQLLEPPYPKHWLDRYSNFYAPAQEVRDAYSTWHKNIRQHQAALDAQATRKQRMETLELQLEELEEVVQTDYQEIEQEFDRLSHHEAIMQDCIYSLNGLDEGEQNISQELASILRRMESHAGRSEQLSQIYTSLLNAQSELEDATATLRQFMDRQSFDPERMEELNSKLEVFHRLARKYRTQPELLKEEYEAWQTELEQLHQLEDPETLAEQVEVSYQEFLSKAQHLDQIRRDAAEPLAKKLTEQVKQLALPEAHFEFKFEPLEHPSSEGLSFIQLLFTANKGIPAQPLARVASGGELSRIALVMQVMNAEKTEAEVLVFDEIDVGISGGTAEIVGRLLADLAQHVQILCITHQAQVAAQSDQHLLVKKRQTDPASSTIINLEESEIVQELARMTGGVEINETTLQHARQLRQLKFQQA